From the genome of Solanum dulcamara chromosome 12, daSolDulc1.2, whole genome shotgun sequence:
TTTATCATAATAAGAagtgatatagtaaaattatcatattttttactGCCTTTTAAGAGGTGTGCCAGATCAAATATAGACAAGTAAACATAAATAGAGGAAGTCTTGCGTCTAAATACATTGTTAGTATGTAAATCAAATTATATGGAGTCATGTAGCCGGAAAGTACATAGACTTAGAGCCTGTTTGAATTGGCTTTTGACTTTTGactattttgattttaaaatatttaaaataagctAATTCAAATGGGATCTTAATTTCAAACGCACATCTCAAAAAGGGTTTTGTATTTCGTGCATAAAAACTAAGGATTCGTTTGGACATgtgatatgaaattatgatttgaaattattatataaaatcaaattgacataaaattgaaattttatttgatcatgcaataattttgatttttaagttgtatttttcATAAACATGAAAATTTGCAAGTTGTAAAATTGTTAAAACTTCTCCAATTCTTACACAATCTTACCAAATGACAAACGTGAGTTCATGAATAAGATATCGGAATATACTAAAGCGCCgcattaaataaataacatatttccatatttattttataaataaatatttttaattacaaactttcaaatacatataattttataaagatgcaCTCgtcaacaataacaataactagTTATTCTTTaggaataatatataaatatgattgTTAACTTGACCTCAAATGACATCTACACTCTCAACTTTCGGTGTGCATAAATAGTCACTTAAACTTGTGTAAAgttgaacaaataaatacacGTGTCGAGCCTCaatctttttattttacaaatttaaaatgatgatttgttttagaaaatataaatttatggatCAAGTTTTTGTCACAACTCTGACCCGACGTGATTGGCACACACACTAACCCTCCGATGGAAGAACAACTATTGCATCCCAAACTAATAGCAATCGCAAGAGGATAAGCAATCTAAGGTACTAACCagattaaatataagaaaaagggTGATGAGTCTCCATAAACTCAGTCAGTTCcactaaacaaaaaaaatacccctagaatctgaaagtcaatgtaccaaaactctaatgaAACAACAAGTCTAAAggaaggggatgcaaccccaaaagaCGTAAAATAAACAAGTGTTTGAGAGTCTAGTCCTGAGTGAAGGACTAAAATAAAGAAGTGCCCATGGTAGCCCAAAAAAGCttgctcacccttgaactctgaTCAACTAACGGTCTTCTATGTGAGGTCTCTCCACAGCCGTCTGAAGATGTCCTGTACTCAATAAAGAcagagcaagtgcagtatcaatacacaaagaCAACGGTACACTGGTAGAATCACACGACTAGCCAGTAAATTAGACATGACGAAGTAATTGCAGCaaagtaaatacatatatacaaaatgaTCTTATCATTTATCATCTCATATTTGGTACTTAAGCATACTCATAGATTAACAATCCCAGTTATCATGcaatttcaagaaaaaagtcctctcatgggacctacaatCACCTATTagtgtgtcagaatgtgacactcggTCCAAGATTATGTCAAAAAATGACATCTGATCCAAATGTGCATCGAAACATGACAATCGATCCAGTtacgtgtcagaacgtgacacccaattcaagcACACACAATCAACCACAAATACAGTGAATAGTTTAACAGTCTTATCTAACAAGAATAAGTCTATTATTGTAAGCCATAGACAGTAGACAGTAGACAGTAAACAGTCATTTCGCATGGTTCATTTCATGCTTCCCtgttcatatacatacatgcacaCAATTGAGAAATTAAcaagcacatataacacatACGGTAAGACAAATCATCACATACCTCAAAACCAAGCTTTTGACAACTGTAAACTGCTGCAGCTTTCCCTTTATGGGTTCGTTCGGCttattcttggtctaaaacaatcacatatatacaaatgATCAACACAATGACCTAATTTACATGTATTATAATGTAATTCCCAACTTAGGCCAAACTCATTACCCTAACCCCCTATCTAGGGCTACTTTCCACCATTAATCTCAGGCTAAAAACCTCCTCCATTGATCACCAACCATAATTCCAGATTCTAGGATTCGAAATATGAATTAGGGGAGTAATAATCTTACCTTTGGCGCGAAAATTCGTGGATAAATGATTAAAAGTGCCTTGGGTCGCCTCTTAACTTCTTAAGAAAACTTTTATGCAGAAATACCGTTTCTAGGAGGTTTTTACCTTGATTTAATCCGCGACTGTCTCGCCATAGCAGGACCATACCGCTCTGGTGGGATATAGGGAGATAAAGAGCTCGTAAAGTGTCTCAAGGTCTCTCATATCACAACATACCTTCATCCCATGACGTCTTAacatatacccttcacgccgagtttaattttgggagttttactcgcccgaatacGATTCAGTAAAGCCATACAGGCTCCGTATCATCTTAGTTATCAACTCAATCAATCAAGCTATAAATTCAATCCCCCATCCATTACTGGATcgccctagacctcacctgactcaaatTTCGTCCAAGTCTGCCCTAAGCTCAAATTTTCTAAGTCAATTTTTCCATGACGTCTTAACATATACCCTTCACGTTGAGTTCCATTTCAgaagttttactcgcccgaatatGATTCGATAAAGCCATACATGCTCCGTATCATCTTGGTTATCAACTCAATCAATCAAGCTATAAATTGAATCTCCTATCCATTACTGGATcgccctagacctcacctgactcagatttTGTCCAAGTCTGCCCTAAactcaaaaaattgaaattatgatGAAAtctttgtcacgccccgagagggtaccctaggcgtggccggcactcagaaaccatctttggcttccgagagaaccacttggtctcattactcatttgttcatcagcggaagacttaataatactaatgtgggcttgtcataatcaaaggaaaaatagataattcttagaagaagtagtttctaaggagaactactccgattacatcatcaaactttgtctatgaagcctctaatactcttagatggtgccaatgacatgtccatggctacctcaaaagaaacatcacactcaacaataataaaaggataaggagttccttcgaatacaagaaggactcaccaaatagctgaaaagaaatgatcttcaacgatgtgcctgttgaggatctctaacacctgtatctgcatcataaaacgatgcaggtcgaatgacgtcagtacatggaatgtacgagtatgtaaaatggcaggaaggtaaggacaaatatcaataaactcctcttgagaaaactcagctcaaaactcaacattatctcaacatcaatatgtaatgcaagtttaaaatataaaaataatagtaataaacaatgcttactaagttgggagtttctctaaccgacaaccatcacttatgagctagcgatgatacaacgaatcgatgtcgttgccacatccatccaataccttgccagggtaaaggacatcaccatcttggatccattcatcaaagtcctctttttgggacttaagaggcatagcctccatcctacgctggctacgtagttctggggtttgagtaaattaaactcttacccaactcggtgctcaatactactcccaaaatatgtgctcatattaaactcatcatctagtctcattggactttaatttaaatcatcaaactcatctcatttcatgttcatcaatcattatacttccaaaaacattaTTTTCATCTCAttaaaacatcttgctcaaaatatcattttctcaaattcattcaaattcaactcttttgctctttcaaaactcaataaaatacatatatagtattaattcatataactctctttttatcaataaaaaaaataaaaagccaacatctttactcaaaacatgtgtaaaaatattcatgaacatcaaatcaattaggattcatgggaaagtagccatgaacaataattccaataatatgaaagataacaataataataatattaatgcataaatatatctaactcaatagaagaagaattaattcatttagaattcaagatttggataaaactcaactataactcaattataatgaatttaaatattgggcgcatggacgaactcaatccgatgctatgaaagccttacataccttaaatccgaaggtttactccgaattggaatactcttggatccctagtcttttcttctcgccggagcgttttgtgtactacccggagtataagaataaccggagtagtatttttatactactaaaactaaaactatatttgagaagaagtatatagagagaagaaatgcttaagaaagcttgatgaataaaatgaggaaataaggtgggtatttataggtgggaaagagggacctaacaataaataaaataattataaagaaaaatctgaaaatttaatagaatatattgatgtcatggatgatgttaaatggaggacaatttatgtcatgaatgatgtcaaatgcatctagatgttttcatggtaggtaagatgagttctttttaacagaatactcattttcgaagctgcgtttgaataagataaattccttattaggatttggtgtcttcataagaattgtagatatggaagtctagtttcatatctttcaagaatcaatcaatttggagcaacctacagtgagatatgaattttcttctatcaacactcaattccgtcacagcactatatcttgcaaagattaatttatttgacctacttatactccgaatttgaagttatgttcttcatgaaagttgtaggtaaggatgttgtgattacccagaaatttgaatcacctaatctGGACcaatctatgaaaagttatgcccaaaatacagaggctgtattattttcgtcgagaattgaaataccgacatacaacattttaggggttgttacaatctTAAATCATGCTTTttagaaaatttgaaatatgaaatcatgatttcaaattaaatattcaaATACTAAATGATTTCAAATCGAAATGTCCAAATACAAGCTAAGGAAATTAAGGTCGATATGAGAAGTCATGACAAAGAATGGGGCTAATTAATGCTACCAAGATAAACAAGATGACTCATTTCCTTAGAAATTGACTCATACACTATAATTTACGTCGAGTACAGAGGTTAAATATTGCTAATTAttatgaatgtatatatatttaattgtaCATACTCTTGacacaattttaaaaatagaaagtATACATATTCTTCTCTAAATTTCTGGGCTCCACAACTAATAATCCACAACTAATAAGAGAATACTACCAAGTAGATAAAAGGCAAAAAGAAAGGAATTCTTTCAGAGGGCCCTAAATCGTAGCGTGCTTCAATAAAAGTCCTGCACGTATAAACTGAACTTAGACTTTTTAGGCACCTCCCTAATTATGTACCCTTGTTGGATTTGACCCCAACTCCCAACCAATTCTCTCACTCCTCCATTAATTAATTTACTCCCAATTTCCTCTCAATAAATACCCTTAAGTTCTCACTAGCTTTTGTATCCAATATTCAAACAAATACATTTGCACTCCATAAAGCTTCCCAAACTATCTTTACTCAGTTATTTCTGTCTTTACTCAATTTTTATAACAATGGAAATGGTAGGCAAAATTGCATGCTTTGTTGTTTTGTGCATGGCGGTGGTTGCACCCCATGCAAAGGCACTAACCTGTGGCCAGGTTACATCTGGCTTGGCTCCTTGCCTCCCTTATCTCCAGGGACGTGGCCCCCTCGGAGGCTGCTGCGGCAAAGTTAAGGGTCTATTGGGTGCAGCCAAGACCCCAGCAGACCGAAAGACAGCATGCACTTGCTTAAAATCAGCCGCTGGTGCTATCAAGGGCATTGATATGAGCAAAGCCGCTGGTCTCCCTAGCACTTGTGGCGTAAGCATCCCTTACAAGATCAGCCCATCCACTGACTGCTCCAAGTAAGTTATTCGCCTTCTTCACACTAGATCTCTATTTTGTACatcataaatttttttatagtcTCAAaagtatataaatttaatttaattaatatatatatgaagattTCTACACCATATAGGTAGTAGTAAAATTATATGGTCTATTATGTTACAAAATGATGATGTGTACACGATCAATTTGTTAATGTTGATTTAATATATGGCATTGCAGGGTTCAGTAAGGTTGATGAAAGCTCAATTTTCCAAGGCATAATTTGGTACTAGTCTTGCGGAGAAGAATAAAATGGATCGAGTTCGATCCATCACTATATATGTTGTTCCtttctttttaatatatatttgtgtctGTTGGAGtactcatatatatgtattacaacCCAATCTTCATAGTAATACATGATATTTTACTAtatcctcttcttttttctctttctttttacaTCCCTTAACTCTTGTTCATCGATGGTAAAATTATTTACACAATAATTAGTTAGCTTAGATAACTGGTTACACTAATTTTGACTTGGTAATTCTTAAGAAGAGGATGAGTTTGGAATTTGAGAAATTACACAAAAGGGTGCATAAATTAACTGTACTTTAATTTGTTTTACATCATAAATTCTTCAGTAAAAATCATGATACGTAAAGCAGAAGGGGAACTACGGAAATATGAGCATATAAGTATATGTTAAATGCACTAGATAAAGTAATAATCGAGCATACTTGGAATGATGGTACGTATCTAGACGGACAAAGAAAGAGTACTCTATTTTAATTTCTGAAACTCCCTccgtaataatttaattttaaaatttttattttacacttaatgaaataatttatagtccatacaaatatttatcacttattttaaatcataaattttagaACTCTCATATAATATGGGTCCAAGGGAGTATATAATAAGGCCCCAAAACGCTTAACCCACATTTGCTAAAGAAAGGAGTACACTTGTATTCTGTCTAATAATCCAACTTTGACTCTTAGAGCAAGTTGCGATCAttataatatatgatatatccttgaattcataatttgaaatcatagatTTAAATTCACGATATGAAatcaaattgatatgaagttaaagtcatataatttaaatattttaaattgtattttcTTATTAACATGTAAAACAACAcaagttatgaaaaatatttaaatttcctCAATTCTTATATTGTCTTACCAAATGATCAAATCATAGTTTATAAACAAGATATTGGAATATGCTAAGGCTGCACGATAAAGTGCATATCGTCATGTTCCTTTTGTATATAATATTTGCATTTACAAATTTCAAATACATGTAAATTTATAATGATCCACTAGTTAATAATAATAGCTAGTAACTAGTTATTATTTAGTATAATCTTTTCACATGGTACTAACAATTCTCTCCACGGGTCGACCATGaatattattttacaaaatttaaaatgatgggGTTTTTTATAGAAAATTTAAACATATGGGTCAAgatttacatttttaaaaatttaaaatcataatcaaaaatctcaagtcatactttttgaaaaaattgatttttgggTTCAGAGTAGGGAGTCTCATCGAATCGAATTCTAGGTCGAGTAATGGAGTCAGGTCCCTTGTCAGAGTCAAAATTGAGGTCAAAAGTCGGGTTCAGATCCTGTATCAGGGTCGAGAGTCGAATTCCGAGATGGAGTTATAGCCTGAGATCGAGTCTCGGCTCAAAGTCGGGGTTGGGAGTATGATATCGAGTTAGGACGTATTGCTGGGTGATGACGTTGAaagtaaatttttattttaaaattttttgtatGGAAGTCATTTTCCataaattatagaaaaataagTCTTTTGTATGGAAGTCATTTTCCataaattatagaaaaataagtctatttgaaagaaaaaaaattctaaacatTTTATGCTAACCaaacatttgaaaattggaTAATATATTTCAGAAAAATATATTGACATATTTTATGTTCCCATCGTATCCAAACAAGTCAAACATATGCTCTTAAACAGGGGCGGAGCCATCCGAATCCCTtcaacaaaaaattatattatttatacataattaaaataatatttttgatatataatagAAATCGACCTTCCTTCAACTAATTCATTAgtctaatttttcagattttgaactcTCTTGCTAAAATTTTTGACTCTGCCACCATtctaaaacacatatatattgtACAAAGGTAAAGAAATAGTTGGACCCCAAAGCATTAATAAATATACTCTCAAACACAGAATATGTGTCCAACCCAACCGAACCTTCATAACTACAACCTGTACAGAAATCAGCTCAACCTAACATTTCATACTAAAAGTTTAACAAGGTTCaaatcacaactcaatatcacaagatataACGTACAAGTAATCACAAGCCACATATAAGTATCAAGTCTGTTACACACAGTTATGCAGGAAAGTATATGCACATTCAAAgatcatgcatgtgtgcaaTTGCCGGCAAAGACCTCGGCATCATAAGCTCTGACCTAAAATGACCCCAGTCTcacaatttcatcaaaaatgacctcggcagtATAATCTCACTGAAAATGACCTCAACCTAATAGTCTCTTgctggaaatgacctcggcctcaTAATAACTTGTCAGAAATAACTTCGGCATCATAATAtcttatcaaaaatgacctcgacatcataATGTCTCGCCGGAAATGAATTCGACATCATATTCATGTACATCTCATCACAGTGTTTCAGAAAAAATGCAATCAGCATGCTCACATAAGTAATGAGGAATAAATCGATTTAAATAATCTGCAATCATAATCAGACTAtcaaagtatttcatcaaatacacataaatATCAAGATCATGGCATATAGTACTCAAATCTCCACAATGACATGTATTATGTTTTATTAACCCCGTCGATTAATTAggttcatatcatgattccaccCGTAACCTTATTTCCATTATCGTTCACACATATACAAAGAAAAATTTGGGATTCTAATAGATTCACggagttttaagagtccacttgccttaATCAAACTGCGATCAATCAATCCACATGAGTCTTCTCCTTCTGAATATACTCCgaattatcaaaatataagCAAATGGTATTTCACAATCAGAAACTAAGTCTAATACCACTAAGAACGCAAAATTCAGGAAAAAGGAATCAAAAGGCTCAATTCTTAACTCCAAATATGGGGTTTAAATCCTAGAATTTTTACATGAGAACGTTCCTCATATCCTTAGGAACTCAATGGTTAAAatcattttgaaaaataagctaaaatcaGGTCACAATCAACATTTGAAgaatttctcaaagttcttgaaaaagGGTCACTTCCACCAATTAAAATCCTTAAATTCATgttaaaatcaaaaattaatcATTGTGAAATGACGAAATGGAGTTAAAATAACTTATCCAATAAAATCCCTCGATAATTCCCACTCCAAATCACCCCTACCgagtttcaaatttcaaaaattgtgaaaataGCATAAACCCCAGCCAAAACCCCTCTCAGACGTCGCTTAAGTGACTGGAGGTTCGCTTAAGCGGACCACGCATTTGTGACATTTTGGTCGCTTTCGCAACCTCTTCACTAGCACTGACCTTCGCTTTTGCGAACTGGATCTAGCTTAAATGAGTGTTGCAATCGCGACCAACCCCCTCGCGACCACGGGGTATGCATTAGGGTTAATAAACAGCAAAATCCCCTAAGTTCAAAGTCTCTGAATGACCCTCGAGATTTGATTAGAACCGTgacacacaaaccatatatgcaaacctAATAAATTCGACGTTCCGAATTCAACGGAACCAtctatatttgattttgaggtctctttgacccaaaactcgataACTTACTACAAACCAATTTCAAACCTCAAAAAGATCAAAATGCCATCGGAGCTTCCAAAAAATACACAGGAACCCTTTCTACGCCTAAAATCACCCTCCGAATCCAACGgggttttcaaaatttaattctAAGCATTCAATCCCCAAACATTGATCAAATTCAATCGTATGGCCAAGAACTAGaagatttccaactctacacctcAAATCCATGATATAACCCCGAATATAATTTCGTCAACTCTCTTAGATCAATTTCaacattccagagctgatggaatcaacgaaattccattccgagatcAAAACCTCTAAATGACTTGAAATATCACTTTTGAGTCATTCAAACctctaaaattcaaaatttaacaaaaatctcaacttttcaagaaaaactaTGAAATCGACATCAGATATCAATCGAATATGACTCAAAGAAACTACTAGGAAgggtaaaatagttattttactaaaattataaaaaaatgccCTTTAGGTTCATTACATCATCCATCACTAAAAACCATATCCATCCtcgaaaataaagtaaaataaaatacttggAGCCTCAAAAAGCTGGGGATATCAGGAACACATGTCATTTTTCGACTTccaagtcgcctctccgacTGAACAATGCCTCCACTGTGCCTTTATCAAAGCTATATTATTGGTCCTAAGCCTCCATATGTGTCTATCATGAATTGCTaaaggctcctcctcaaaagtcaaatctGGACCCAACTCAACCGAATCCAAGGAGATCACATGAGACTCGTCTGGGACATACTTTCAGAACATGGAAACATGAAGCATAGGATGCACCTCTGATAAGCTAGGTGAAAAAGCCAATCTATAAACCACCTCTCCCATTCGCCCTAAATCTCAAATTGGCTAATGAACCGAGGGCTAAGATTGCCCTTTTTTTTAaccgcatcacgcccttcatgggcggcACTCGGAGGCAAACATGGTCACCCTCTATGAACTATAATAGTCAAACTGTCATATCCGCATAGctctttttcctattttgggCTGTCAAGAGCCTATCTTGAGTCATTCGAACCTGCTCTatggcatctctaagcaagtttGTGTCTAAAAAATCCATCTCAGCTGAATTGAACCACCCAATAAAGGATCAACACCGCCTACTATATAATGCctcgaatggggccatctgaatgttggagtgataactgttgttcTAGGCAAACTCTTCTAAGGGCAAATGTTGATCCCACCTAGCACCAAAATTAATATCACAAGCttgaagcatatcctccaacaccagAATCATCTGAATATCAAGAATAATGAGCCTCATATAGTATCAATCTGATCAGAtcaatcctcaaaatgcccTCTGAATTGAGTCTAGCCTCCTTGGCTTTTCCCCTCAACACTTTTCTCAAATGATACATAGCATCTCGTTATCAAACTATTGCTCTCGAATCTGCTCAACTAATAAGGAACGAGCCTCAATGTAAGCAATAAATCATCTACTCTCCTCATAAACCCAAAATCAGATGAGGCTGTTGGCTAACCTCTGAACAACTCTAACTAAGGTCCTTTTATCCATACTAATTACtgcaagactccccatactatgAGTCTTTCTACTTAATGCATCGACTACTATATTGGCCTTTCCCAGATAATataagatagtcatgtcatagtcttttagtaGCTTAAGCCATCTGCGTTGTCTCAAGTTCAGATCTCTTTGGCTGAAGATGTACTGAAGACTCTAGAGATCAGTGAACACCTCACAACGCATACCATACAAGTAATGATGCCATAACTTTAACACGATCaccaagccaaaactcacatttggagaacttggcTTATAACTTCTGGTCTCTCAATGAAGCACCGATCTCAAATGACAAGCATGATCCTCTTCTGTCTTGGAATACactaagatatcatcaataaaaataattacaaagaaatCTAAATATGATCAAAACACCTCGtttatcaac
Proteins encoded in this window:
- the LOC129876381 gene encoding non-specific lipid-transfer protein 2-like translates to MEMVGKIACFVVLCMAVVAPHAKALTCGQVTSGLAPCLPYLQGRGPLGGCCGKVKGLLGAAKTPADRKTACTCLKSAAGAIKGIDMSKAAGLPSTCGVSIPYKISPSTDCSKVQ